Genomic segment of Paenibacillus sp. FSL R5-0623:
GGCGACATTGAGAGTTTGCCTTTTCTGGAAGCTATCCGTCAGATCAAGAGTGATGTAGGTCGCGACAATGTGATGTATATCCACGTAACACTTATTCCTTATATCAAAGCAGCTGGTGAAGTGAAAACAAAACCAACGCAACATAGTGTTAAGGAATTACGCAGCATCGGTATTCAACCAAATGTGATTGTATGCCGTACAGAGTATGAATTGTCTAAAGACATGAAGGCCAAGATCGCTCTCTTCTGCGACATTGATGAGAATGCCGTGGTTGAATGTCGTGATGCAGACACGTTGTATCAAGTACCTCTGAACCTGCGTGAAGAAGGTTTGGATGAGATCGTGGTAAATCACCTGAAACTGACTACTCCTGCACCGGATATGAGCGAGTGGGAAGGGCTGGTTGACCGGATCAACAAGTTGGAGCATACAGTTGAGATCGCTATTGTTGGTAAATATGTAGCGTTGCATGATGCATACCTGAGTGTTGTTGAGTCGTTGTCTCATGCGGGATTTGCATCCAATGCTGATGTGAAAATCCGCTGGGTTCCTTCTGAAGATATTACGGATGAGAATGTAGGCGACCTGTTACATGGTGTTGGCGGTATCCTTGTTCCTGGCGGATTCGGAGATCGTGGTATTGAAGGTAAAGTATCGGCAATCCGTTATGCTCGTGAGAAACAAATTCCGTTCTTCGGGATTTGCCTGGGTATGCAGGTTTCCGTTATTGAATATGCACGTTCCATCGTTGGTTTGAATGGCGCGAACAGTTCCGAGATTAATCCGGCTACGGAATTCCCGGTGATCGATCTGTTGCCTGAGCAAAAAGATAT
This window contains:
- a CDS encoding CTP synthase; amino-acid sequence: MTKYIFVTGGVVSSLGKGITAASLGRLLKNRGLKVTIQKFDPYINIDPGTMSPYQHGEVFVTDDGAETDLDLGHYERFIDINLSKNSNVTTGKVYSSVISKERRGEYLGGTVQVIPHITNEIKERVFRAGREAGSDVVITEIGGTVGDIESLPFLEAIRQIKSDVGRDNVMYIHVTLIPYIKAAGEVKTKPTQHSVKELRSIGIQPNVIVCRTEYELSKDMKAKIALFCDIDENAVVECRDADTLYQVPLNLREEGLDEIVVNHLKLTTPAPDMSEWEGLVDRINKLEHTVEIAIVGKYVALHDAYLSVVESLSHAGFASNADVKIRWVPSEDITDENVGDLLHGVGGILVPGGFGDRGIEGKVSAIRYAREKQIPFFGICLGMQVSVIEYARSIVGLNGANSSEINPATEFPVIDLLPEQKDIENLGGTMRLGLYPCKLQEGSLAMACYDDELVYERHRHRYEFNNEYRETIEKAGLVISGTSPDGRLVEIVELPGHPWFLAVQFHPEFTSRPNRPQPLFREFVKASLENAQK